The Polyangiaceae bacterium DNA window TGAGCGGAGCTGTCGTTGACGCCGTCGATCAAGGTGTACTCGATGGTGATCCTGCGTCGCACGGGCAGCGGGTAATCGTGCAGCGCGCGAACTAGCTCTTCCACGGGGTAACGCTGGTTCATCGGCAAGATGCGACTTCGAGTTTCGTTGTCGGGCGCGTGCAAGCTGATTGCCAGCCCCACCTTGCCGCCAAAATCCTCCCCCAGCTTCCGGATCCCTGGGACCAGGCCGACGCTGCTCACGGTGATACGCCGAGGGCTCATGCCCAAGCCGTCGGGATGCGTGATGAGCTGGATGGCGCGCTGCGTCTGCTCGTAGTGGTGCAGTGGCTCGCCCATGCCCATAAACACCAGGTTTCGCAGATCTTCGTCTGGTTCGAGATAGCGCTTCGCTACCAGCACTTGCGCGACGATTTCGTCGGCGCGCAACCCGCGTTGAAGGCCCGCCTGACCGCTAGCGCAAAACACGCAGCCCATGGCGCATCCATACTGGGTCGAGATACACAGCGTGACGCGCTCCCGCGGCGCTGCTTGGTCGTCTGGATCAAAGCTCGCAGCTGCGGCGTCGGCGTCCTCGACGCCGCTATCGCCTGGCGCCGCATCGCGCGTCATGGGGATCAGCACGCACTCGACACGCCCGCCTCCGTCGAGCTCCAGCAGCAGCTTGCGCGTCCCATCTTTCGAGCGCAGGACCTCTGCAACCCGAAAGGGATCCGCCAACCCGGCATCGGAGAGGCGCGCGCGCAGCGACTTGCCGAGATCCGTCATCTGTTCGGGATCCATCACGCCGCGTTGGTGGATCCAGCGAAACACCTGTCCCGCGCGATACGGCTTCTCACCGAGGCTCTGCAGCACTTCCTTCCACTCCTCGGGGAAACGCGCAACGGGATGCAGTTCAGCGCTCATGCTCTTTCAGTCTTTCTTGCGCTCGCGCGCTTTTGCGTCGTCCCAGTAGCTATCGAGCTCAGCGAGGGGCAGGCCAGTCGTTGGTTTGCCACGCTCGTCCCGCGGCCAGTCGCCGTGCTGATTCCGCACGGTGTCCTCTACGAACGCGAAGCGCCCCTGAAACTTATCGCAGGTGCGCCGCAGGGCGCGCTCCGGGTCGACCCCGCGATGCCTCGCTAGGTTGACCAAGGCAAACAGCACGTCCCCCAGCTCGGCTTCCGCTTCATCGAGGTCCTCTCGAGCCAGCGCTTCGTCGAGCTCTGCGAGCTCTTCGTTCACCTTGGCTCGCGACCCGGCAGCGTCTGGCCAGTCGAAGCCCACCTGAGCAACCTTCGTCGAGATGGAGTTCGCGCGCCTCAAAGCGGGTAGCGAACGAGGCACCCCCGCGAGGAGGGGCCTCCAGCCCTTCTCCTCGCGCTTGATTTCTTCCCAGCGCCGCGAGATGCGAGCCCGGGCGTCGGGGTCAGACCCGTCGATCGCGGCCTCCTCAAATACGTGGGGATGGCGGCGCACGAGCTTCTGACAGATCCCTAGCAGGGCGTCGTCGGGGCCAAAAGCCCCTTCCCGCCGAGCCAGTTCCGCAAGGAAAACGACCTGAAACGCGAGGTCGCCGAGTTCCTCGCAGAGCTCCTCGCGGTCGCCGCCGTCAATGGCGTCGATGACCTCACACGCCTCTTCAAGCACGTAGTCCCGCAGGGACTCTGGCGACTGCTCCCGATCCCAGGGACAGCCATCGTCCGCCAACAGGCGCCGCATCACGGCCACCAGCACAGCGAACATATCGCCACGCTGCTCCGCGAGGGGCACGCCAGGGGGGAGCTCGAAACCACGGGACATTGGGGCGTGCTCTAGCACAGCTGTTCGTGGTTGCGTCCCGGGCGCCCAAACCGGCGCGCCTCCCCCCCATAAAATCTGGCGCTGGGAACGGCGCTTTGACTGTTGGCGGAGCGCTCTGCCTGCTTCGCAATACCACTCAGAACAGGTAGCGCTCCCCCGAGTCGCAGAGCACGGTGACCACGTTCCCACTTTCCAGCTTACTCGCGACCTCGATCGCCGCGGCGACGTTGGCCCCTGATGAGGGCCCGACGAGCAAGCCTTCTTCGCGAGCCAAGCGACGCACCATCCTCTCAGCGGTCACGTCGGTGACGCCGATCACCTCGTCGATCAGTTCGCGCTCGAGGATCTCCGGCACGAAGCCAGCGCCCAAGCCCTGGATACCGTGCATCCCGGGGCGCTTGCCACTCAGCACGGCACTCGCGGCCGGCTCCACTGCGACAAGCTTCACCTGCTCGCCGACCTTCTGTTTCAACACGGCACCGACCCCGGTGATGGTTCCTCCGGTGCCGACTCCAGCCACGAACGCAGCCACGTCTCCATCGAGCTGCTCGATAATTTCAAGCGCCGTGCCCCGTGCGTGAGCCATGGGATTCGCCGGGTTCGAGAACTGACTGGGCATGAACGCGTCGGGAGTCGACTTCATCAGCTCCTGGGAGCGCTTCACCGCACCGGCCATGCCGTCCTGCGCGGCGGTCAGCACGATTTCCGCACCATACGCGCGCAGGATGTAGCGGCGCTCCAGGCTCATGTCCTCGGGCATCACCAACACGCAGCGATAACCACGCACCGCAGAGATCATCGCGAGACTGATCCCCGTGTTGCCGCTGGTCGCCTCGATGATGCTCGAGCCCTGCTTCAGCTTCCCTTCACGCTCTGCCGCGAGGATCATAGACAGCGCCGGACGATCCTTGACGCTGCCGCCGGCGTTGATGAACTCCGCCTTCGCCCAGACCTGGGCTGCACCGGCGTGTAGGCGCCCCAGGCGCACCAGCGGAGTGCCCGCGACCAAGCCAAGCGCGCCGTCAGCGACGAGCAACCCGCTGGCCGTACGCCGAGAGGCCTCAGGGACGTGAATCGGAAATGCTTTTCGATCGCTCATCAGAAAACCTGCGGGCACGCTAGCACTGCCGCCCGGGGGCCGCGACGCTGGAGTCAGCTGCTCGCTAGCAGCTTGGCGGCGGCGCCGTTGACCTGAAGCTCGGTGTCCACCGCGGCAGTCTTGAGGAACGCAAAGCCGAGCACACCTTGGTCACCCGGCGCGACGACGCGGGAGCGAAGCTGACCCACCGCTAGGCCTTCGGCATCGGTCACTTCCGCGTCGCTAGGTGGGAGCGCCGTTCCGTCGATCCAGAGCGGAAACAGACTGCGGCGGACCTTGCCGCGCATGTCCTGCATGCAGACGACTTCCTGCCCCAGATAGCAACCTTTGTCCCAATCCACGGGTCCTTGTCCAAGAGCCCGATGCGCAATCCCTGCCTCGTGAGGGTTGCTCTCGAGGGCGTAGTCGATCCCCCACTCGGGGAGGAAGCGCTCGGCGCGCAGCACGCTCCAAG harbors:
- the rlmN gene encoding 23S rRNA (adenine(2503)-C(2))-methyltransferase RlmN, which encodes MSAELHPVARFPEEWKEVLQSLGEKPYRAGQVFRWIHQRGVMDPEQMTDLGKSLRARLSDAGLADPFRVAEVLRSKDGTRKLLLELDGGGRVECVLIPMTRDAAPGDSGVEDADAAAASFDPDDQAAPRERVTLCISTQYGCAMGCVFCASGQAGLQRGLRADEIVAQVLVAKRYLEPDEDLRNLVFMGMGEPLHHYEQTQRAIQLITHPDGLGMSPRRITVSSVGLVPGIRKLGEDFGGKVGLAISLHAPDNETRSRILPMNQRYPVEELVRALHDYPLPVRRRITIEYTLIDGVNDSSAHCDRLIDLLAGLRVKVNLIPMNPISASELKAPSSARVSAFRERLADAGVSCFVRVRRGDDVDAACGQLALHGEPIKLRKKFEGTE
- the mazG gene encoding nucleoside triphosphate pyrophosphohydrolase → MSRGFELPPGVPLAEQRGDMFAVLVAVMRRLLADDGCPWDREQSPESLRDYVLEEACEVIDAIDGGDREELCEELGDLAFQVVFLAELARREGAFGPDDALLGICQKLVRRHPHVFEEAAIDGSDPDARARISRRWEEIKREEKGWRPLLAGVPRSLPALRRANSISTKVAQVGFDWPDAAGSRAKVNEELAELDEALAREDLDEAEAELGDVLFALVNLARHRGVDPERALRRTCDKFQGRFAFVEDTVRNQHGDWPRDERGKPTTGLPLAELDSYWDDAKARERKKD
- the cysK gene encoding cysteine synthase A, yielding MSDRKAFPIHVPEASRRTASGLLVADGALGLVAGTPLVRLGRLHAGAAQVWAKAEFINAGGSVKDRPALSMILAAEREGKLKQGSSIIEATSGNTGISLAMISAVRGYRCVLVMPEDMSLERRYILRAYGAEIVLTAAQDGMAGAVKRSQELMKSTPDAFMPSQFSNPANPMAHARGTALEIIEQLDGDVAAFVAGVGTGGTITGVGAVLKQKVGEQVKLVAVEPAASAVLSGKRPGMHGIQGLGAGFVPEILERELIDEVIGVTDVTAERMVRRLAREEGLLVGPSSGANVAAAIEVASKLESGNVVTVLCDSGERYLF